Part of the Nicotiana sylvestris chromosome 5, ASM39365v2, whole genome shotgun sequence genome is shown below.
CTTTGCTAGAAAGGTAGTTTGATCAACTTCTTGTTTGTTTTGAAAATGCAGTAGGCTTTCAGATTTCTTATTTTTAAACTAAGAGGTTTACTTCGGTGGATATTTGCCGTTGTGCTCATTGCAAGTGACTCCCATTATAGCCTACTGGCATAATACCTTGGTTACTTGCAAATTGTAAGAGTTGGGAATTCAAGTTTCCGTCCTCCCAAAGAATGGAAAGAGTTTAGCTGGTACTTGTGGAATTAGTCGAGGTATGCACGAGCTGGATCGGGCACCATGGTTATGTGTGTGTGACTTATAGCATGTTTGGTCAAGTtgtaaaaatcagcttattttgagaagtgttttttctcGAAAGTACTTTGGGTTAGAGGTAGTTTGCGTTaagctaattaatttgaaaagcacttttgagcagcaattagtgtttggctaagcttttaaaaattgcttctaagtatatttttttcaaaagtatttttgaaaagaaattacttttttctgtttctgcgtgttctcaaaaatactttttttctttcaaaagcttggccaaaaacATCAACTTTGAAAAAAGTGCTTCTAGGATTGGAGAAGCTCGGCCAAACATGCTATTAGTTTCAGTAGACAAACCACGTTGGACTGCGATAAGATAGTTGAGATCTGTTCACTCTTAACGACATATCTTAGATTCTAGTCTTGACAATGGACTTAATTTTACTTTCATgaagtaaaaagaaaagaaaagaaaaaaacttcTAAGTACAACAGATATGATCAAAACTCAAAAGATTCTAATAAAATTAGTCATCTGGTGATTGATTATGACTTTCGCCATCAGACGACATTGTCATGACATCTTCAAGTTTTTTGTCCTCTGATTGCTTTTCTTCTATGCCTTGATTTCTTCGATCTGATCTAACCCAATCTTTGAAACATACTAGCATTTCCAATGTCGGCCCAACCAATGCCACGGTTGAAACTGGAATATTTAGCACATCCCGAGCCATTTTAGAAAGAACGGGAAATTCTTTTGAGTTGTCTTTCCACCATTGCAAAATGTCAATATTAGAATATCTATCTTCTGTACCCAGCTTCAAATAAAAATCAAGCTCATTAAAATCGATTCGAGATTGACGTTGTAGGGCGACAAATTCATCTCAAACAGTACAACTTTTAAAGCTTGTTGTACCACCCATTTTTTGTGAAGAGTTAGTAGAATCAGAGGTAGGAATATTTGGTGTAACACTATATATTAATTTATGATAATAATCATATAATGCAGAAATGTTTGAAAATATACTAGATTTAGCAGTTTCCAAATCTGGATTTTCTCCCTCAGCAATTTCTAAATGTTCATATAATATTCTTGTTAATTCTACtgcataaaataatttaatacaaGGATTTAATATAGCACCAATTTGGAAAATAATTGGAatgggaaaaaaatattttttaattttttccttCATCGCAATAATAACGTCTCCATAAATTTCATTATCCTTAAATTTAAAGAGTAAATAAGCAATTTCAGCTATATAAAGAAAAATATTATTAACACTAGGGCAACAACTACCACCAAAATTTAGAGTAGCTTGATAAAATTTTGATAATAATCTAACAATATCGTTAACAACTTCCCAATCTGAATCAATTAAAAAATTAGCAGAATTTTCAATACAATTATTATATGTAGCAGATATAGGCTCTCTATATTTGTATGCAATTTTTAACATGATATAAAAAGAATCCCACATTGTGACAATTTCTAAAGGTATTGTTCTTGGTCTAAGATTATAATCTTTGCATTTTCTCCTAAATTCCCCAATTCTAGTTGTTGAAttactttgaaaaataaatgcaATTGTACCTCTAATTTTGGTAAtataagaataaaaaaaattaaggcTATCACGcacaattaaattaaaaatatcacATACGCATCTAACATGAAAATTTTCATTTAAAGGTGGTACAGATTGTATTTTTAAAGTTGAAATAGTAGAAACATTATTATTAAACGAAATACACATAATTTTGTTATTAAGACCATATAGCGTTAAAACATCCTGAATAGATGCATCAATAGAAGAACCATTGTGTTTATTTTCAATATAGCGATAAGctataatacgtttttgcatcaCCCAATCAAAATTTATCCAATAACATATTATTGTTACATAATCTAAGTGGTGAACATCACGACTAATATTAAATGTAAGAGAAACTCTACAATTAAGTTTCGAAAATAAAGAGCATAAATATTGTTGATATTCTCTATAAAATTTCAGAACATTATTTCTACAAATAGCTCTAGGAATACCAGTAAAACAAGGATTATTATCTACTCTATTAATACATGAAGCAAAATCTTTAGAAAAAGTAAAGTTAAAAGGTAAACAATCACTAACTATCGGTTTTGTTATTTTTTCCCGATTTATCTTCTCAccgtaattaaataatttttcaaatgggttaattatttgtttttttacTAGTAGCCTCAAATTTCATTTTCCATTGTGAATGTTTTTCATTATTATATTGTGAAGAATCATCTTCAGAATCATGAGAAGATTGTTGATTAACAGAACTAATACTACTAACTGGTTTTTTACCTTTATTCTTACCCTTTCCCTTGCTTAATATACGTTTATTTGAAGCCATAATccaaataaaataacaaaaactAAAAATTCAAAGATAATGAAATAAATATGAGAGTTAAAATACAAAAGTAGTAACAGTAAGAAGTTGGAACGAATATACCAAAACGCCGTATCGAAAACAGAAAGAAATATAACCATAAATTGTTAAAGCTCGCTCTTGCTAACTTCAAACGCCAAAaaataattgagaaatttgatcgTGAGACGAAAGAATAATAATAATCGACAGCTCTGAATATTGTTGAATCTTAACAACAACAGTTTAAGAGTAGAGAGAATGAGAGATTGTAGTGAGGAAAAAAATAGAGTTAAGAGGTATTTATAGTTGGAATTTGGAGCTAAAATGTAATATTTCAGAGTAGGTggtgaaaaaaaaagaaaccgTTTTGGGCCGTTGCCCAACGGCTAGTAGGCCTGAAAAGAAAAAATTTGGTGGGTTATTGTGCCGGGCCTGACGGGCTGTTAGTGGGCTGGGCCGGTCCCGGTCCCGGTCCCGTTCCCGGGCTGGGGATAAAATTGGAAATTAACAACTTAGGGTTTTATTAGTAACCCCATTTATACATTACTGCTTCTGTCTTTCTCTCGTCTTTGGCAGCAgcagcacagcaacaacaaacCCTAACCCGAAGACCCAATCATGGtgattttttctccttttttttttttacattattaGATCTACTTATATATACTTTACTCTTTTAATTGTGAGCTCTTTAGTTTTAATTTATTGCACAAATAgtaaaattgggtgttttgattACTAAATATCTTGTTTTGCTAGTCGGGAGATTATTTGAGGTAAGTGTTGATTGAGGCTTAGGAATGAAAATGATAAATTATTAGGTTTAATTTGATTAGAAGTTTTCCTTTTGTCTGTTTTGGGTTTATTCAAGCATTTTTGTATGATAACAAGGATGGACATTATTGTGGAAGGTAGTTAGTTTtggaaataataattttttgggattttctgTGAATAAAAAGGCAATTTTGAGGCCCTAGGTTTTGGTATAGTCGTAAGAGCCCAGGTTATGATGTGTTGTTAGGTGCACGTTAAGTGGTGAAAGGGTAGAAGGACGGGTGCGTTATCAATTAAGTTTTGAACAGTGTGCAACTGTCCCTCAGTGATTTTTCGGTTATGAAAAGAAAGCCAATCTTGAGCCTCCAGGGCTTTGGTCTACTGGTGAAAGTGCAGGTTGTGATGTATAGTTTGGTGCACGTTAAGTGGTGAAGGGTAGAAGGATGGGTGCGTTATCAATTAAGTTTTGAACAGTGCGCCACTGGACCTTGATGATTTTTCGGTTATGAAAAGAAATCCAATTGTGTTCTTGATGTGGAGTTATTAAAGTTTGCAATTGGTACATAAATGTTAATTTTAACCCTCTTTCAGTTTCTGCTGACGTAACTGAATTGCTTCCAGGATTATTTGTTTGAACCCCATCGAGCAAAGCGACTGTTCTTTTCTTGACTCTACTCTTCATTATGTTTACATTAGTAGAAACACTTGATATATGTTGTGCAATTGGGGGAATATTGATGAAGTGACTTATCTTCTACTAGTTCGTAAAAGACCTGCAGTTTGATTTTATCTTAAAATTGATGATTCGGgttccttgttttctttttcgttgCTTGTATTTCATGTTCAATTGTTCATTACCATTTAATTTGTTGAGATTGGGCATTGGAACTTGTATAAGACTACTTTGTGCATTTTTTAAATCCTTGTATTTAGAGATTGAACATTTTAACTGAATAATTTTTTCAGCCGAAGCAAATCCACGAAATCAAGGATTTCCTTCTCACAGCAAGAAGGAAGGATGCACGATCTGTCAAGATCAAGAAGAATAAGGATATGGTCAAATTCAAGGTTCGCTGCTCCAAGTACCTCTACACTCTCTGTGTGTCCGACTTTGAGAAGGCCGACAAGTTGAAGCAGTCACTTCCTCCAGGTATAGACATGTCTTTCGGTGCTTACGTTTTTTACTTACCTTCCTCCATTTGGCAAGTTTATCTGCTCGATTGTTAATGAGTTCGCATAGTTCAGTAGATCAATTATCTAAGTAAGCAGTTCATGAATCTAATGGTTTGAATACATTTTGATTTGTAGGTTTGAGCGTGCAAGATCTTTGAAGATGAAGGGATTAATGTTTTTTTTCCCTTAGACTGTGAGTAGGTACTGGAGAATTTTAAGAACTTGTTGTTCCTTTACCATTTCTTGTCCTGTTGAAGTCTAAAGTTTTGATCAAGTTTAGATATTGCACTGCTTTTTCTCTTGTCTGTTTTGACTTTATTGTGAGCTCTTATATGGTGTTAACAGAATTTTGATGGTAGGATGCCAAATTTGGTTTATTTGGCTTATCTCAATTTCCTTTGATTAGTACTAATATCCTTAAATTATCAAATACAAGGAATGTCAGCTTTTCTTCTTTCAAAACAATAGGTAAGTTGGATCTTATACCAAATCATGTCCTTTTTATAACAGTCAAGAATGTTAAAATTGTCTAATACTTGAATGAAATAATGATCTCATGTCGAATGAAAATTTGAGATTTTATGAGGTTTCTTAGAAGTGCCTCTAGCCTAGCTCATTTTATCAAAATCTCAATTCCATTTTTGTTAAATACCATTCAATGATAGTTTCATATTCTGTATTTCATAATGCACTTCAACAATAATAAAGCTAGTGTAATCCTataagtggggtttggggagagTGATGTGTACGCGGACCTTGCCCCTACCTGATAAAGGTAGAGagattgtttccgatagacccttggCTCAAGGAATACTGAAAGTAAACATTTGCTGCAACAATGTAATAGAGTAGCGAAAGACATAACATGTAATAATAAAGAACCAAcaataagaaaatacaaaaataatactaGTACGTCAAGTAAGGGTTTATTCTTTATACATCTCAATCCGGATAAGAACATTAATCCACTGCAAGTTACCTCTCTTTGTTTTCACCA
Proteins encoded:
- the LOC104232417 gene encoding large ribosomal subunit protein eL38-like yields the protein MPKQIHEIKDFLLTARRKDARSVKIKKNKDMVKFKVRCSKYLYTLCVSDFEKADKLKQSLPPGLSVQDL